Within Peromyscus leucopus breed LL Stock chromosome 16_21, UCI_PerLeu_2.1, whole genome shotgun sequence, the genomic segment cgaggccagcctgggctgccaagtgagttctggaaaggcgcaaagctacacagagagaccctgtctcaaaaaatcaaaaaaaaaaaaaaaaaaaaaaaaaaaagaaagaaagaaagaaacagagattgGCAgaatggactttaaaaaaaaaccaaaatagtcCCATGTTCTCTACAAGAGTCTCACTTTAgatctaaagagaaaaaaatagcgATGGAACAGAAAATGATGTTCAATACAAACAGCCAGAAAAAGAAGGGCTAGCTATGTTAACATAGGACAAAGCAGACCCTATTTTAAACACATGGAAGAGACGAAGAAGGGCATTGCATATTGATGGGGAGGCTCGTTTCATCAGAAGACATGACAGGCCTAAGGTCATGCCCACCTGGTAACCGTCCATCAGAGTGTTTGTGGTTAGAGTTTTGGTTTATGAGATGGAGGCTTTTTATATTTCTCGggcttgcctcaaactctcagtccttttccctccatctcccatgtgctgagatcacaagcaCATACCTCATCTTAGAAGCTGCACCATCATTCCATTGTCCAGCAGTGATTTGATGTGAGAAGACCTTGTAAGCATAGAAACACCAGGAGGTGGAAATTAGAGGTTGTCTTGGGAcagaaaagatacaaaaagatAGGGACTTCAAATGTGCAAGGTATAGAGACAAGGGATGCCAAAACAGAGGTCACCTTTGTCAGTAATTACTTTCAGTAAAATTGGATTAAGATCCGAAATTAAGAAACAGAGATTGGCAAAATGGacttagaaaaaacaaaatagtccCGTGTTCTCTACAAGAGTCTCACTTTCgatctaaagagaaaaaaatagtctATATAACTGCCAATGAATTTTTCCTTTAGATGTTTCCTGAAGTTTGTTGttaccccccccttttttttttcttaagtgggttattttaaaattctcactACAAGGTAGATTTCCCAACTGGTCCACTTCACATGGGTGTGCCTAATTAATTCTGTATTCCTGGTAATGATGGGCTTTCATGATCTCCAACACAAGGTCCCTCTGTCATCTCTTTGTTTCTTATAAGGCCACCTGCCTTTTTAGTTCCAATGATgctcactttcactttcactatCCATTCTCTGTCCCTTGTTTATTCTTAGCTTCTCTATCAACAACTGCtcattgtcttagtcagggtttctattgctgtgaagagacaccatgaccatagcaactcttataaaggaaaacagttaattggggtgcctcacagtttcagaggttcagtccattatcatcatggtgggacatggcggtgtgcaagcagacttggtgctggagaaggagcttaagttctacatcctgatctgcagacaacagaaagtggactgtggcactgggtgtagcttgagcatagaagacctcaaggcccacccccacagtgacacacttcctccaacaaggtcataactactccaacaaagccacacttcctactaatgccacttcctatgagcttatgggtgccagttacattcaaactaccacacttgtGTGTAgtctatttcatttctttctgagatAGGATCATGTTATGTAGCCCAGCTGGTCTTGAGCTCGTGGCTTCTGTCTTggactcccaaatgctgggattacaagtgtgtgtaaTACCTGATACCTCCCATCCTTAGTATCAAGTATGCTGTTCAATGGTTCTACTTATTTTCCAACTAAAACACTATAACATCTGAAATCTGGAGTACTTCTCTGATTGAAGAAGATTTCCCAGATAACAAGTTGGGACAGAGTCTCTCCAGGAGCACAGCCACCCCTGCTCCAGAGAGTCTGTGTTGCTTCTTCTCCAGTGGTCTTGCTGCACCCACAGAGGGGAACAAGATGCCCTCAGCCTGCTGGCACCTGGTGGAAAGTCATACTAAAAATCAGTGTGTGATTCAGTCCATGCCAATGCCCCATGTGAAGGGGGATCGGGCTATAGGGAGAGGGATATGCCCAGGGTCCCACACTGAGGCTAGGACCTTCCCACTGAGTGAAGTGGGCCTGTTTCCCCCTTGTCCTGTTCCCACTGCAGGCCCTGGAGTGGAGTGTGTAAAGAGACACTGCTCCCTGGTGTTTCCAACCCATTCAAATGGGCCCTTCTGTGTGTACTCTGGCCCCAGAGATCAGGGAAGAATGTCTGAGTCCAGCCTAGAACCGAGCCCTGCAGCCAACAGAGAATTGGAGAGGCACAACTTCCCTGTGGGTGGGGGCAACAACATGGGTCACGGAGGCCCCTGTTTCCTCAAGGAATTACCAGCTACGTGCATCCCACCCTGGGAGGGCAGCAATATATTTGTGGGGGTGTCTGTAATGGTCCCTGCTTTTATTGCAGGACATCAGGGCACATGACTACTATCAAGATGTTCCAGGGTTCTTTTTCTGTGTTCCTGCTTGGGGGCCTCTTAGGAGTCCTCCATGCTCAGCAGCAGGAAGTCATCTCACCTGACCCCTCCATCGTTGACAGGAACAACAACTGTCCAGGTACCTGGGTGGGGCTCTGGAGTCCTGGGAGAGAAGTGGTATTCATAGGGTGAGGGTGGACTCACATTATAGCCCCCACTTGGCAAGCCTTGACGGGTTCAATGTTGTCGCCCCACCCCAGAGAAGGCTGACTGCCCAGTCAATGTGTACTTCGTGTTGGACACCTCGGAGAGCGTGGCCATGCAGTCCCCCACAGACAGCCTGCTTTATCACATGCAGCAGTTCGTACCTCAGTTCATCAGCCAGCTGCAGAACGAATTTTACCTGGACCAGGTGGCGCTGAGCTGGCGTTACGGTGGCCTGCACTTCTCGGACCAGGTGGAGGTATTCAGCCCCCCAAGCAGCGACCGGGCCTCCTTCACAAAGAGCCTCCAAGGCATCCGCTCCTTCCGCAGAGGCACCTTTACTGACTGTGCCCTGGCCAACATGACCCAGCAGATCCGGCAGCATGTCGGCCGAGGTGTGGTCAACTTTGCTGTGGTCATCACCGACGGCCACGTCACGGGCAATCCGTGTGGAGGCATTAAAATGCAGGCTGAGCGCGCCCGCGAGGAGGGCATCCGGCTCTTTGCCGTGGCCCCTAACAGGAACCTAAATGAACAAGGCCTGAGGGACATCGCTAACACCCCACATGAGCTCTACCGCAACAACTATGCCACCATGAGGCCCGACTCTACCGAGATTGACCAGGACACCATCAACCGCATCATCAAGGTCATGGTGAGCAGCTGTGGCCAGGGCAGAGATTAGGGGTGTGGTCCACTCACCAGTGGGGCAACAGTCAGAGTTCAGTGTTTCCCCCCTGTGAGTAAGGCAGTTGAGGGAGATTAGGATCAAGTCCTCTCATCCCCACGATCCCCACCCAGACTCAGGAAGTGTCACACACGTCCCCAGGCTCAGGCTAATCTGGTCTCTGTCTTTTCTGCAGAAACATGAAGCCTACGGAGAGGTGAGTTGCTCTGTCACTACAGCCCAGCCTTTGCTACCTGTTGGCAACCAAGACGGCTGACCCAGCAGAGGACCAACGCCTCACTCCTGGTTTCCCAGGGCCTCGAGCAGACCAGAGCAGCAGAAGGACCGAGGTCCACCTGCTCTGTGGGGGCTGACACTCTTGAGCTTGCATGAAGTCCTAGTCCATCCCCAGTCAAACCCAGGCCGTTTAGTCCCCTGGGAGCTGGAACTAGGATTATCTACCAAATACATGACTTCTGTAGAAGCTGCGTCATGTCCCAAACTGGGGGAGGCTTTAATCCAACCCAGACTGCAAGCCATGTACCTGTTTTAGGGGTCCTACAGCCTTGGGCACCCAAAGTCCAGCCCTGCTCCTTCTGCAGAAACATGCCATTCTAGAGCAGCTACTTTCAAGAATGGCAAATTGGTCCCCATATACAGGTGGTGCCTACCTGTGACCAGAGCTCTTTGGTCCTTGTTGCTGTCTGTCATTGTTTATCACAGCCTCGCTTACCCAAAGCCTGGCTGGATGATTTGACTAAGCACTGGCCCCCACCTGTCTGGTACCCTGTGTGTCTGGTCCTTCATTCCATTCTGTTTGTCTCTATGGGTTTTGGGGGACTTCCTCTGAGAGTCCAAGGTTTTGCCTATCCCCAGGCCATACCCAACCGGGGACTTGTCCTACCAACCTGACCTGCTGTCTGTCCACCTCATTTCAGTGCTACAAAGTGAGCTGCCTGGAGATTCCTGGGCCCCATGGACCCAAGGGCTACCGCGGACAGAAGGTAAGATGCCTGGAGACCGCACAGCTCATGCTCCAGCAATCCCCTGACCTGTGGGAATTCCACACTGAAGGCCAGCTGGCTGTGGATGGATGGCCTCAGGGCCTCCAAACTTGGAAAACCTAAACTTCAGATTTTATCCATTTCCTTTTAAATGGTATTTTGAGGAAagtaggaaatatttaaaaaaatttaagatatgcCACTTAAAATAGATTTATGAAGTAAGCAAGCATGCTCATGtggggaaatacacacacacacacacacacacacacacacacacacacacacacacggtaccaTTCTGTCAATGGTGTGATTGCTGATTGATATGAGGCATCCACTTGGAGGTTTATTTAATTCTAGGCTTGGAGGACTCTGCTCTGAATGGTTATCAGGCCTTTCCCTAACAATAGAGCTGTATAACACAAATCCCTTCCACTACCACAGTGTCTGAAGCTAACAATCCGTGTGTCAGAAAGCAGGACGGTAGGAAGGAGTTGAGATGATGCCAGTCATATGAAGTGGCTTAGAAAGGAAGTTAGGAAGCATCCTCATGTTCTTTGCAAGTCCCGTGAGAGCTTCTACAGCAGTGGGTAGCTGAGTGAGATGTCTTCTGTGCCAGTCACTCCCTGACCTGGCTTCTTCCAGTCCTGGCCATGAGCCGTGCCCACCCTGCTACAGCTGGGAATGAATTTGCCACCCGGGCTATCTGACCACTCACACATCGGAGTGGAGGCCCCGGGAGGTCCCCAGGCCGCAGGGACTTCAGAGCACAGCACAGCTGAGACCTGAAGGATATCTGACCACTTGCTTTACTtgatctcttcctcctttctcctctgccccttgatttttttccttcttctctctccctttgcatTTAAAGTAGAAGGATATTAAAAAGTTGGAGCATTTAATATATATCTAAAGTTAAAACTTTAGCTCCCTAGAAGTCTGATCTTATGTGGTTTTCTGAAGCCCCAATCTTTCTAGTTCTTTCAATCCATGCCTTACCCATGCCCATCCCATTCAAGAGGAACTCCCATGAGTGCCAGGCTGGCTCCCAAGAGTGCCAGGCTGGCCTATGGAGCACCCAGGGCCAACTGTGGTCTGGGCTATAGTACAGAGGTCCCAAGCCCCAGCATCCCAGCTGAGAAGCTGCTCTGATCCATTTGCAGTGTGGCTTCATGGAGAATGGTCTATCAAGACTCAGAGAAGAGAGTCAGCAAGAGCCTGGTGGGGGCCACTGGGGCTCTGCGGGGGAGGGGCAGCTGACCCTATTCCAAGATGTTCCCACCTGGGGAGGGACCAACAGCTTTTGCCATACCACCTCTCCCAGCAGATAACAGGGTTTCCTTGGCCTCAATTTACCCCTTTCCCTGTCCTCTACTTTTAGGGTGCCAAGGGCAACATGGGTGAGCCAGGAGAGCCTGGACAGAAGGGGAGACAGGTAAGGTCCCCACATGGCCTCTGGCCCCTGACCCCTGACTCGACCCCCGACCACTCTCCCTGCACCCGGGCTGGCTGGGATCACACCCAagcttctttgttctttcttcacAGGGAGACCCTGGCATCGAAGGCCCCattggattcccaggacccaagGCAAGTTCCCTACCTAGGGCtaggatgggggaagggaagtggaggaaggtCATTTTGGGGCAGTTTCCCACCCTACCCTTGGGGATGTCCAGAGCCCAGCCCTTGTTGCCAAAGGAGAGAAATGCCTCTATAGTTTGAGGGTCACTCCAAAACTACATATCCAGCCTGACCCCTCCTCCATCAAGCGTGTGTTCAGGACCCACATATGACTTCCAGGCGTGGCACAGCCACTGTGCACACCCTCGAGGCTGGGTCTTGGCTGTCCTTCACATCTGTCTCTCCAGGGCTCTATTGCATCTTCTGATATGCCCTTGGTAATACACTGTCTTTTCCTTCTGCCCTTAGGGTGTGCCCGGCTTCAAGGGAGAGAAGGTAAGTTGTGATGTTGCCCAGGACAGTTGTGATGTACCTCCTGACTGCATAGCAGCCTGGCGGCTCCTGGAGGCAGCCCTAGGTTTCTGGTCTCATGTTTGGGGCTGTGAGGGTCTTCATTTGCACGCCAAAGACCACAGTGTCTGTGAAGCTTGGAAACTCAGCTAACACTTTGCTTGCCTCCTTGCACAGGGTGAATTTGGATCAGATGGCCGGAAGGTAAGCCTGAAGGGATGGGTGTGCCCTGCCATGCTGCTCAGAGGGAACAAGGAGTGGGACTAACCAGTCCCTTTTCTATCTTCTCCAGGGAGCCCCCGGCCTAGCTGGCAAGAATGGAACTGATGGACAGAAGGTAGAGTTACCAGCCCACCATGactgccagccactgcctccCCCCACATGCACCTAAATCTATTCACACAGATACCTATgtataaacaacacacacacacacacacacacacacacacacacacacacgtgcatgggGTGAGGACATTCCACACCCATGCGCCTGGCCTGGTCCTGGGATTCTGTCTCCATGGAGACAGAATGAAGCAAAATGGGAATCACCTCACCTTCCTGTGCTCTGACTAGGGTGCAGCTGGCCTGTCACACAAGGGCCTGAGTGGTGCGGTTACTGATTGTGCATAGACCCCAGATTTATACTCTGatattccttcttcttctttcaggGCAAACTGGGCCGAATTGGACCTCCTGGCTGCAAGGGAGACCCAGGAAGCCGGGTGAGTAACTTCTCCATCCTTGCTGTCCATCATTCATGGAACAtggctgccaggctgggctggaagcAAGTCTTCGGATTCTCTCTTCTGCCCAGCTTCTCCCTGCTTGACCTTCACCCCAGTCTGGAGCTCTGCTGGTCCTGGGGTTACAGCCCACCCCCTCAGGAGCCCATGAGCCAACCCTTGGACATCTATGGTTTCCAGGCCAGGTGGCGCTCGTGGTCCTAGGCTGGGAAGTTCTGAAACTTTGATGACCATCGAGGGCAGTCTTAGGGATGGCTCTTGAGCTGGGACCTCATAGCCTGAGTGAGCAGCAGCCTGGGGTCCCCGCTCTGTGTCAGTGTTCTTGACTCATGAGAAACACAGTCCACCCATGGCAGCACTCAGCAGGAACCTTTCTCGCCTCCCTCAGGGCCCTGATGGATACCCTGGAGAAGCCGGAAGCCCAGGCGAGCAAGGAGACCAAGGTGCCAAGGTAAGGACTTGGCCAGATACAGTTCTAGAACAGGCTATCACCACTCTCATAAATCCCTGCCTTGGGGCTCCCTATGCCCAGCTCAGATCAGGGTGAGGGGACCGCCCAGGCTGTGAAGCCTAGCAGGGAGGTCCCGTCCTTAAGTTCACTATTTCAGAGCAGGATCCCGTGTAGCACAGCttgcccacctccccttccaagctggcagagaccatgaagggaGCTCTAGTCACTGCAGTTCCTACACCCTGAGGCCCTGGGGACCCCTTGCCCTTGGTAGCCCTAGACCTTTAGTCACAGGATTGACAGCCTTGTCCTAGGAGGCCAGTCCATGCCTCTTCTGCTGTTTCCTCCCTTGAGTCCCTACCTAGCAATCCCGCTGTCCCCAGGGCCTCACATGGGGCGCCTTCCCCAGAGGCTCAGCAGACTTTACACTGGGCTCCTAGGTTGGTCTTTGGGGCATCTTGGCAAGGTCTTCCCCTCTTACGCCGGGCATCCTGTGTGCTTGAAGAACATGGGGGATTTAGATGGTCCTGTCCCACTGCCCAGTACCTGTCCATGAACAAAGCTGATGTCACCCCCAACCCTTCCAGGGGGACTCTGGCCGCCCGGGACGCAGGGGACCACCAGGAGACCCTGGAGACAAGGGAAGCAAGGTGAGTTGCTGGCCTGCTTATCCTTGCCCAGGGTACTGTCCACTCTGTTCTATGCCCTCACACATGTTGGGAGGGATGGTAAGGAACGGCTAAGGGAGCCTCATGCACTAGCCCCGTGCATTCCTCCGCCATGCTCCCAACCATGCTGAATTGTCCCTGCCCCACACAGGGATATCAAGGCAACAACGGAGCTCCTGGAAGCCCGGGAGTGAAAGGAGGCAAGGGAGGGCCTGGCCCCCGTGGACCAAAAGGAGAGCCGGTGAGTTTAGACTGCACCTACAGACCATAAGCCTCTCGGCCAGAACCAGGCCCCTGCTTTGGGCTCTTCTGTGGCACCACTTTGGGCAAGCAAGGCTGGAGAAGGGCCATTGACAAATGGCACGGGGGTAGGCAGAACCCTCTGTTCCTAATCAGCCTTTTCACTACCATCCCTTCAAAGCTCCCCCCGGGATGCCCTTGGGGTAGGGATCCTATCCCAAGGCTGACCCTGAGAAGAGACAATGTGAAGAGGCCCACTCAGGGAGTGATCAGAAATGATCATGCTGACCGTCCAAGCCACATCCCAATCATTGGCCAGGATACAGCCTGACCATGAGCACCCACACACCGAGTCCTGAGTCTTTGGGGTAAAACCGGCACAGCAGCAGTATGGAGacagagccccagccccaggcagaTATCACCCGGAGGGAATACCAGGCCCAGGCTCCCCAGTGTCCTAGGGAGAGCAGGGCTACAAGTGGCTGCCTCATTCCTCCTTCGTCCTCACGCCCATTCTCTGCAGGGGCGCAGGGGAGATCCTGGAACCAAGGGCGGCCCGGGCAGCGACGGTCCAAAGGGGGAGAAGGTGAGTTGCTCTGTAAGGAGCCAAGGGGTCTGCTCTGGAATCTCACCATAAAGCTGAGCGGCTCACCCCATCCTCATCCCCCAGGAGAACAAAACTCTGAGGTCTAGCCGCTGAGGGGGGATTGGTCTCTGCACTGTCTGAGAAAGTAGGAACCAGACAGGCGAGTTCCCGCTCCCAGCCGTCCCTGAGGCTTCTGGAAGGGCACCACCATCCTCTGTGTGCCATGCATAGCTGCATAGGGTGCATACTGCTCCATGCGGCATCTCCCCACTGCAGACAGACATACACGTTCCTGCAGCTTCCCATTGCCACAGCTCTCAAGGATGGCGGGGAAGGAGCTTTCCTCTGAGCTGCTTAGAGCCCCTTCACCCCCAGAGTGGCCTCAGCAGGACTGAGGCTGTCGGTCTGTGGGGATGAGAGGGCTTCAAGAGGAAGGACACTGCCATTCCGAGATCGCCCTTCACACAGCGGTGTCTTTGTCCCGGCGGGTTGAATAACTTGTTCCCCTAACCCCACCCTCACATTCCCCCAATACTGCCTCTGGAGTCGAGGCATCGGAATTGTTCCTTGGCTAAAACCTGACCCGGACCTGTCTTCTCACAGGGTGACCCTGGTCCTGAGGGGCCCCGAGGCCTGGCTGGAGAAGTTGGCAGCAAAGGAGCCAAGGTATGCGAGGCAGGGGGTGGCAGATACCAGACTGAAGGGGGCTATCCCCAGGACAGGAGGTGACAGCAGCCAGGGTGGAGGAGACTAACTATCCCCAGGACAGGAGGTGACAGCGGCCAGGGTGGAGGAGACTAACTATCCCCAGGACAGGAGGTGACAGCGGCCAGGGTGGAGGAGACTAACTATCCCCAGGACAGGAGGTGACAGCAGCCAGGGTGGAGGAGACTAACTATCCCCAGGACAGGAGGTGACAGCGGCCAGGGTGGAGGAGACTAACTATCCCCAGGACAGGAGGTGACAGCGGCCAGGCTGGAGGAGACTGTGCCCAATAACCTTCCTGCCTCACTTAACCTTCTCATGGACCCAGCCAAGGCAAGACCACTCCTGGGCAGTGGGTCCAGTGCAGCTTGACCTCACCCTGAAGCGTAACGTAACAGGGCTGACGTCAGGACTCTGCGGGTGTACCGTTAGACCACAGTACCTCACCATCTGAAACTCATCTCACTTCTTTACagggagacagaggtttgcctgGACCCAGAGGCCCCCAGGGGGCTCTTGGGGAGCCAGGAAAGCAGGTTGGTAGCAGGGCACTCGAAGCCCAGAGACCGTGACAGCATCCTGCTCCCAGACTCCCACCCACTCCTAACCCTGTTCTCGATCCCTAACTGTTCTCCACCCTGCTCACCaaccctccccctgctccccatctTGTCCCAGGACTCCCTACTCCCTATCCTTC encodes:
- the Col6a2 gene encoding collagen alpha-2(VI) chain isoform X2; amino-acid sequence: MTTIKMFQGSFSVFLLGGLLGVLHAQQQEVISPDPSIVDRNNNCPEKADCPVNVYFVLDTSESVAMQSPTDSLLYHMQQFVPQFISQLQNEFYLDQVALSWRYGGLHFSDQVEVFSPPSSDRASFTKSLQGIRSFRRGTFTDCALANMTQQIRQHVGRGVVNFAVVITDGHVTGNPCGGIKMQAERAREEGIRLFAVAPNRNLNEQGLRDIANTPHELYRNNYATMRPDSTEIDQDTINRIIKVMKHEAYGECYKVSCLEIPGPHGPKGYRGQKGAKGNMGEPGEPGQKGRQGDPGIEGPIGFPGPKGVPGFKGEKGEFGSDGRKGAPGLAGKNGTDGQKGKLGRIGPPGCKGDPGSRGPDGYPGEAGSPGEQGDQGAKGDSGRPGRRGPPGDPGDKGSKGYQGNNGAPGSPGVKGGKGGPGPRGPKGEPGRRGDPGTKGGPGSDGPKGEKGDPGPEGPRGLAGEVGSKGAKGDRGLPGPRGPQGALGEPGKQGSRGDPGDAGPRGDSGQPGPKGDPGRPGFSYPGPRGTPGEKGEAGPPGPEGGRGDFGLKGAPGRKGDKGEPADPGPPGEPGPRGPRGVPGPEGEPGPPGDPGLTECDVMTYVRETCGCCDCEKRCGALDVVFVIDSSESIGYTNFTLEKNFVINVVNRLGAIAKDPKSETGTRVGVVQYSHEGTFEAIRLDDERVNSLSSFKEAVKNLEWIAGGTWTPSALKFAYNQLIKESRRQKTRVFAVVITDGRHDPRDDDLNLRALCDRDVTVTAIGIGDMFHETHESENLYSIACDKPQQVRNMTLFSDLVAEKFIDDMEDVLCPDPQIVCPELPCQTDEPWPGTKPPVTFLRTEEGPDPTFPKTIPLIQQLLNATEFTQNPAAYSQLVAVMVYTAERAKFSTGVERQDWMQLFIDTFKLVHRDITGDPESALALC